A window of the Mucilaginibacter sp. cycad4 genome harbors these coding sequences:
- a CDS encoding aminotransferase class V-fold PLP-dependent enzyme codes for MKNILSEQEVQQLRAETRGTTKTIHFNNAGSSLHPDVVVDTVIDYLYEEAQKGGYETEYTYREELENTYTLIARLINARKDEIAVVENASIGWWLAFNGIDFKPGDEVITCEMEYVTNLIGLLHAQKTLGVEFKVIPNDEQGNFRLQALEDAISDRTKLIAVTHIPSTAGGMIPVAEIGKIAHRHNILYLLDACQSAGHVPLDVQEIGCDMLAVTGRKYLRAPRGTGFLYVRKEIQDKLKLFFLDGFTTQWVTETDFKPRDDARRFEVYEKSRALTLGLGKAVEYALNIGVERTWQRVQYLAGLLREKLKNINGIMVHDFGDELCGIVTFSVDGMEAATVKNKLAEKHINVSVGKAVSTLIYMNKNKLGNIVRASVHYYNTEAEIDTLCRVLEELVKVRLLF; via the coding sequence ATGAAAAATATACTAAGCGAACAGGAAGTACAGCAACTAAGGGCCGAAACCCGGGGCACAACAAAAACCATCCACTTTAACAATGCGGGCTCATCCCTGCACCCCGATGTGGTGGTTGATACAGTAATAGACTATCTGTACGAAGAAGCGCAAAAAGGCGGCTATGAAACCGAGTACACTTACCGCGAAGAGCTGGAAAACACCTACACCCTCATAGCCCGGCTCATTAACGCCCGTAAGGATGAAATTGCCGTAGTAGAGAACGCCAGTATTGGCTGGTGGCTTGCCTTTAACGGCATTGATTTTAAACCCGGCGATGAGGTCATTACCTGTGAAATGGAGTATGTAACCAACCTGATAGGTTTGCTGCACGCTCAAAAAACACTGGGTGTTGAGTTTAAAGTGATCCCTAATGATGAGCAGGGCAATTTCCGGCTGCAGGCTTTGGAAGATGCCATTTCCGATCGTACAAAGCTGATAGCCGTAACCCATATCCCCTCAACCGCAGGGGGCATGATCCCTGTTGCTGAAATTGGCAAAATAGCACACAGGCACAATATTTTGTACTTGCTTGACGCCTGCCAAAGCGCGGGCCACGTGCCGCTGGATGTGCAGGAAATAGGCTGCGATATGCTTGCAGTAACCGGCAGGAAATATTTGCGGGCACCGAGGGGTACAGGCTTTCTGTATGTGCGCAAAGAAATTCAGGATAAGCTGAAGCTGTTTTTCCTGGATGGCTTTACTACGCAATGGGTAACCGAAACTGATTTTAAACCGCGTGACGACGCCCGCCGTTTTGAAGTGTATGAGAAAAGCCGCGCCCTTACCCTTGGCCTCGGCAAAGCGGTTGAATATGCACTCAACATAGGCGTTGAGCGTACCTGGCAGCGGGTGCAATATTTAGCCGGTTTACTACGCGAAAAACTAAAAAATATTAACGGTATAATGGTCCATGATTTTGGTGACGAGTTATGCGGTATCGTAACTTTTTCGGTAGATGGCATGGAAGCCGCAACGGTAAAAAACAAGCTGGCCGAAAAACATATCAATGTATCAGTTGGCAAGGCGGTATCGACCCTCATTTATATGAACAAAAATAAGCTGGGCAATATTGTAAGGGCTTCAGTACATTATTATAATACCGAGGCAGAGATTGATACCTTATGCAGGGTTTTAGAGGAGTTGGTTAAGGTAAGATTGTTATTCTGA
- a CDS encoding GNAT family N-acetyltransferase encodes MELQVIDYQPQHAPYFEKFNKAWLEEYFTVEPFDKWVLENPGEAIIKTGGSIYFITSNQKIIGTVALRYMKDGVYELTKMAVDKDSRGAGAGQFLCQTGINKARELGVKKLVLFSNRVLENAIHIYRKLGFTEIPVEPGTYKRADIMMEINFTNN; translated from the coding sequence ATGGAACTACAGGTTATCGATTATCAGCCGCAACATGCCCCCTACTTTGAAAAATTTAACAAAGCCTGGCTTGAAGAGTATTTTACCGTTGAGCCTTTTGATAAATGGGTACTGGAAAACCCCGGCGAGGCCATCATTAAAACAGGCGGCAGCATTTACTTCATTACCTCTAACCAAAAAATTATCGGCACGGTAGCATTGCGATATATGAAAGACGGCGTTTACGAGCTTACCAAAATGGCGGTGGATAAAGACAGTCGCGGGGCGGGCGCCGGTCAGTTTCTATGCCAAACCGGTATTAACAAAGCGCGTGAGTTGGGTGTAAAAAAGCTCGTACTGTTTTCAAACAGAGTACTTGAAAACGCCATCCACATTTACCGCAAGCTGGGCTTTACCGAGATCCCTGTTGAGCCCGGCACCTACAAACGTGCGGATATCATGATGGAAATAAACTTTACAAATAACTAA
- a CDS encoding DUF1684 domain-containing protein, with amino-acid sequence MSQIPASFMKYFSALLFILFISQHSFSQNHKEQIAAFRQNYKDDFLKDPRSPLKQDDLQFLRFYDADSTYRVTAKAELLTNQPTFIIPTFSGAGSQYVRYAELSFTLKGKPMQLTIYKSIALSQNPAFSNYLFLPFTDATNGSETYGGGRYIDLTTKDIKNGSIVIDFNKAYNPYCAFSSGYSCPKPPDENRVDIAVEAGEKNFGKGH; translated from the coding sequence TTGAGCCAAATCCCTGCATCATTCATGAAATATTTCAGCGCCCTTTTATTCATCCTCTTCATTAGCCAACACAGCTTTTCACAAAACCATAAAGAGCAGATCGCTGCCTTCAGGCAAAATTACAAGGATGATTTTTTGAAAGATCCACGATCGCCGCTCAAACAGGATGACCTGCAATTTTTAAGGTTTTACGATGCCGACAGTACCTACCGGGTTACCGCCAAAGCCGAACTGCTGACTAATCAACCGACTTTTATAATACCTACTTTCAGCGGCGCAGGCAGCCAATATGTACGTTACGCCGAGCTTTCCTTTACGCTTAAAGGTAAACCTATGCAATTAACCATTTACAAAAGCATCGCCCTGTCGCAAAATCCTGCTTTCAGTAATTACCTGTTCCTGCCTTTTACCGATGCTACCAACGGCTCTGAAACCTATGGCGGAGGCCGCTATATCGACCTTACTACAAAAGACATTAAAAACGGCTCGATTGTTATAGATTTCAATAAAGCCTACAACCCATACTGCGCTTTCAGCAGCGGCTATTCATGCCCTAAACCTCCGGACGAAAACCGGGTTGATATAGCTGTTGAAGCAGGTGAAAAAAACTTTGGGAAAGGGCATTGA
- a CDS encoding DUF1801 domain-containing protein, giving the protein MAKNTNKTTETVASVSDFINTIADETKQADSFKLTMLMEEASGHKAKMWGPAIVGFGSYHYKYESGREGDAPLIAFSPRKSSLTLYLPGFESKEQLLQKLGKHKQSGGCTHIVKLADVDNAVLRQLLNESFKHAETTHCK; this is encoded by the coding sequence ATGGCCAAAAACACCAATAAAACCACGGAAACCGTAGCAAGTGTAAGCGATTTCATCAACACCATTGCCGATGAAACCAAACAGGCCGACAGCTTTAAGCTGACCATGCTAATGGAAGAAGCCAGCGGTCATAAAGCAAAAATGTGGGGCCCGGCCATTGTGGGCTTTGGCAGCTATCATTACAAATATGAAAGCGGCCGCGAAGGTGACGCGCCGCTTATAGCCTTTTCGCCCCGTAAAAGTTCTTTAACACTCTATCTTCCAGGCTTTGAGAGCAAGGAACAATTACTGCAAAAATTAGGAAAACACAAGCAAAGCGGCGGCTGTACACATATTGTTAAACTGGCCGATGTAGATAATGCTGTGCTCAGGCAATTGCTCAACGAATCATTTAAACACGCTGAAACAACGCATTGCAAATAA
- a CDS encoding fibrobacter succinogenes major paralogous domain-containing protein: MLIAFAIGCSKNDKVTPPDAIAPTLSDFDIPSKGYGEAPFKITPPKSNSDGAITYVSSNLKVADISGDILTVVEPGSCTITAYQAATSKFKADSVKAKFTVWLGENHLTDFKIADHQLGDPPFKITPPNSKAGTQIFYKSLNPTVADIERYDMIVIKGVGVCTIVATQSDSPGYIGGSTTATFRVTGLPAPTISGFTVPAKKVGDAPFSLSHPTSNSNGAFTYKSSNTSVATVNGNMVVIKAAGTSVITAIQASTSTYRTDSIKATLTVAGLIRPSLVNFKILAKKTTDAPFSLTPPTSNSNGSFIYTSGNTAVATIQGSVVTIKGKGKTLITATQQASGNYSSASIRDTLFVTENPDPGYVTDVEGNMYRTVRIGTQVWMAENLRVKSYNDGTPIRGIEIDNTWKSATVGAVCDYNNDPGLGRVYGKLYNWYAVTDPRKLAPKGYHIPTQAEWQTLYDYIGGTETDGGALQETGGQHWTNANAATNSTLFTALAAGGRDFIYTNQSFTSLLGGAYWWSVTPDDATTAWFVELYSNAHIGLRKDPKYYGYSVRCIKD, encoded by the coding sequence ATGTTAATTGCATTTGCTATCGGTTGCAGTAAAAATGATAAAGTTACTCCGCCTGATGCTATTGCGCCAACACTTAGCGATTTCGATATCCCGTCAAAAGGATATGGTGAGGCTCCATTTAAAATAACTCCACCAAAAAGCAACAGCGATGGTGCGATAACCTACGTCAGTAGCAATTTAAAGGTAGCTGATATAAGTGGCGATATACTTACGGTGGTTGAACCCGGATCATGTACAATTACGGCATATCAGGCAGCGACCAGCAAGTTTAAAGCTGATTCTGTTAAAGCTAAGTTTACTGTATGGCTGGGCGAAAATCATTTAACTGATTTTAAGATCGCTGATCATCAGTTAGGTGATCCCCCATTCAAAATAACTCCACCCAACTCAAAGGCCGGTACGCAGATTTTTTATAAAAGTCTTAACCCGACTGTAGCAGATATTGAAAGGTATGATATGATAGTTATCAAAGGTGTCGGCGTATGTACTATTGTTGCAACTCAAAGTGACAGCCCGGGGTATATAGGAGGCTCCACAACGGCAACATTTAGAGTAACAGGTTTACCCGCGCCAACTATATCTGGTTTTACAGTTCCTGCAAAAAAGGTAGGAGATGCGCCATTTAGCTTATCGCACCCAACAAGTAATAGTAACGGGGCGTTTACTTATAAAAGCAGCAATACTTCGGTTGCTACAGTTAACGGGAACATGGTTGTTATCAAAGCCGCTGGTACCAGCGTTATAACTGCCATACAGGCATCCACAAGCACATATCGCACTGATTCGATAAAGGCGACACTTACGGTAGCCGGCTTAATTAGGCCATCGTTGGTTAACTTTAAAATACTTGCAAAGAAAACTACAGACGCACCCTTTTCTCTTACCCCGCCAACAAGTAACAGTAACGGCAGCTTTATTTACACGAGCGGAAACACGGCCGTAGCTACAATTCAGGGTAGTGTTGTTACTATAAAAGGAAAAGGGAAAACACTTATAACAGCAACGCAGCAGGCTTCAGGTAATTATTCGTCTGCTTCTATACGGGATACCTTGTTTGTAACAGAAAATCCCGACCCTGGTTATGTTACCGATGTTGAGGGAAATATGTACAGAACTGTAAGGATTGGTACGCAGGTTTGGATGGCAGAAAACCTGAGAGTAAAGAGTTACAATGATGGTACACCAATACGCGGCATCGAAATTGACAATACCTGGAAATCGGCCACCGTAGGCGCCGTATGTGATTATAATAATGATCCAGGCTTGGGTAGGGTATACGGTAAATTATATAACTGGTATGCAGTAACAGATCCAAGAAAACTTGCACCTAAAGGCTACCATATACCAACGCAAGCCGAATGGCAAACACTATATGACTATATCGGCGGCACTGAAACTGACGGTGGGGCGCTACAGGAAACCGGGGGGCAACACTGGACAAACGCTAATGCTGCTACAAACAGTACCTTATTTACAGCCTTAGCTGCCGGTGGGCGCGATTTCATTTATACTAATCAATCTTTTACCAGTTTACTCGGAGGGGCTTATTGGTGGAGCGTAACACCCGATGACGCTACTACAGCATGGTTTGTTGAGCTTTATTCAAACGCACATATTGGACTGAGAAAGGATCCTAAATATTACGGTTATTCTGTAAGGTGTATCAAGGATTAA
- a CDS encoding PLP-dependent aminotransferase family protein: protein MESIANTEDYEFLYAQIAARIEKQIKQNLLKPGDKLPSVRALSQEQGISMSTAYKAYVELENLGLIEARTKSGYYVKYLPARFTSMPETKPPLKKVEQASVAEMIAMVYRNMSEDSVLQLSRSSPPLSLIPLAKLSKSMMESIRHSPTGNITYENPEGNMALRKQVAKNAFNWGGNITEDDVITTQGCLEALIFCLRALTKPGDTIAIESPTYFGIFNVMLSLDLKVLEIPVNPDTGLDLEYLERAMNEVHVKACLFVTNFSNPIGVCMPDERKQQLVRLLAEKQVPLIEDDIYGEIYFGKSRPHTCKSYDKDGWVILCSSVSKSIAPGYRVGWCIPGRFKEQVLNIKMMHSIASATPTQAAIGHFFETGRYDLHMRHLRKALYTQCLRYTQAIATHFPPGTKISRPQGGYALWVELDKKVNAFELYQLAIQQNISIAPGQIFSVDGRFTNFIRISFGLAFDEVVEESFKVLGKLVRNLAQ from the coding sequence ATGGAAAGCATCGCTAACACTGAGGATTACGAATTTTTATACGCACAGATAGCTGCCCGGATTGAAAAGCAGATTAAACAGAACCTGCTGAAACCCGGCGACAAGCTGCCATCGGTAAGGGCGTTGAGCCAGGAGCAGGGCATCAGCATGAGCACGGCTTACAAGGCTTATGTTGAGCTGGAGAACCTGGGTTTGATAGAAGCCCGTACAAAATCGGGCTATTACGTAAAATACCTGCCTGCCCGTTTTACCAGCATGCCCGAAACCAAACCTCCGCTTAAAAAGGTTGAGCAGGCCAGCGTTGCCGAAATGATTGCGATGGTTTACCGTAACATGTCGGAAGACAGCGTTTTGCAGCTCTCGCGCTCATCGCCGCCGTTGAGCCTGATCCCGCTGGCCAAGCTCAGTAAATCCATGATGGAGTCTATCCGTCACAGCCCCACCGGAAATATCACTTACGAAAATCCGGAGGGTAATATGGCGTTGCGTAAACAGGTTGCTAAAAACGCGTTTAACTGGGGCGGCAATATTACCGAAGATGATGTTATAACCACGCAGGGCTGCCTTGAAGCTTTGATATTTTGCTTAAGGGCGCTTACCAAACCCGGCGATACCATTGCCATTGAAAGCCCCACCTATTTCGGGATCTTCAATGTGATGCTTAGCCTGGACCTGAAAGTATTGGAAATTCCGGTTAACCCCGATACCGGCCTGGACCTGGAATACCTGGAGCGGGCCATGAATGAAGTGCACGTAAAAGCATGCCTGTTTGTTACCAATTTTAGTAACCCGATAGGGGTATGCATGCCCGATGAACGTAAGCAGCAACTGGTACGCCTGCTTGCTGAAAAGCAGGTTCCTTTAATTGAGGATGACATTTATGGCGAGATCTATTTTGGAAAAAGCCGTCCGCACACCTGCAAAAGTTATGATAAGGATGGCTGGGTGATCCTTTGTTCATCGGTATCTAAATCCATAGCGCCCGGTTACAGGGTAGGCTGGTGTATCCCGGGCAGGTTTAAAGAACAGGTGCTGAATATTAAAATGATGCATTCCATAGCCTCGGCCACACCTACACAGGCAGCTATCGGTCATTTTTTTGAAACCGGGCGGTACGACCTGCACATGAGGCATTTGCGTAAAGCATTATATACCCAGTGCCTGCGGTATACACAGGCTATCGCAACACACTTCCCGCCAGGTACAAAGATTAGCAGACCGCAGGGTGGTTATGCGCTTTGGGTTGAACTGGACAAAAAAGTAAATGCCTTTGAACTGTATCAATTAGCAATTCAGCAAAATATCAGCATAGCTCCCGGCCAGATCTTTAGTGTGGACGGGCGGTTTACCAATTTTATCCGCATTAGTTTTGGGTTGGCTTTTGATGAGGTGGTTGAGGAGAGTTTTAAGGTGTTGGGGAAATTAGTGAGAAATTTGGCTCAGTAG